Within the Bacteroidia bacterium genome, the region AAACCCCCACCATAGGTGAGGGCTAGTGTATTATGGCTTAAGGTTTTATTTTTTTAGAGTCCACGATCGACCTGAGCAACCAAATCATCAATGGCATCATATACCACTCTATCCAGAACATTAAGGTTGTGATCATCATCGAGGTCATGTCCTTCATCCAGTCTGAACCATCCTGCAAGGGTCTCCTGGGTCAGGATTACTCGTTCCTTTGACCTGATTTTGGTTTTAAATTTCTCCACCTTCTTTCCATCTTCATCAAACAAGGTCAATTTGATCACTACCACAGGTCTGATTCGTTTTACTTGCTTTTCCCAGGGACCAATTCGAGCCCGGTCCTCCGTTGAAAGAAATGCAGGTCGGATGAATAAGTCCATTTTCGCATAATAATCAGCCTCAACCGATTTGATCGCGCGTCTTTTGCTTACACGTCTATAGGGGTTTCTATGAGCGAAACTTTCATAGGGCAACAAAGACAATTCGGTATCTTCTTCCAGACTTTCCTGAAGATCATGGAAATAAGGCTCCAATATGTAGTCGATAAAATGAGGCTCTCCATCCCTGGCATCCCGGATGACATCTGCTACATCCTGAACCGTCAGAAGTTCCTCCTGGAATTCATCAGAAAGATGGATTTGATAGTGATACAGCGCCACATCCGCGTTTTTGGAGGATTGGGCACTCAGGTTTAGGGAAAAGAAAAAGAATAGGGGAAATAATAATCGGGCAAATTTCATAGCGTATGGTGTTTGGATATATCTACGCCGATTGAAATATGGAGATGCCTAAAAATGCCTGATTCCTTTTATAGGTGTCTGATTTTTGCCCATTCGTGTCAGAAACATTAGCGGCAATTACTCAACAAGGGGAAAGTGAATAGCTATCTGCTGCTGTGCTAACGGAAGCTGATTTTTCCTCCCTTGAAAAACACATTCAATAACATTCCTGCGAGAATACAAATGATGCCCAGGAAGGCGAGGTAATTATAGGTTTCCCCCAGCCATAGCCAGCCAACCATTAAGGCAAAGATGGCCTCCATGTATTTCATCGGAGCAACTTTGGAGGTTTTTTCTATCTGAAAGGCTTTAGTCATAAAGAATTGCCCGATAAAGCCAAATACTCCTATGGTTGAAAGAATCAGCCATTCTTGTCCCTGAGGCCAAACCCAGATGGGAATGGCAAAGATCAAACCTGTCAGGCTGGCGATAAACATGAAATAATTTACGATCACCAGCGGATGCTCACTTTGGCCTATTTTTCGGATCAGGACATAAACCACTCCACTAAAGAGGGCGGAGATAAAAATATATCCCAATCCCAGACTGCTGATTCGAAGATCGAAGCCTTTCAATAAAAGGACACCACAAAAGGCTATGGCGAAAAAAGACCATTGAATAGGCTTTATTTTCTCTTTAAGGTAGAAAACAGCAATAATGGCAGCGAATACCGGGGATAAATATCGGAGAGAAATGGTTGAACCAAAGGGCATTTCCTGCAAGGCCAGAAAGAAAGTAGCCATACTTGTGACACCAAATAAGCCTCTGGCGATTAGGATAGCCCTCTTTTTCCCAAAAACGGGAATTCCTTTGGCCCATAAGAAAGCAAAACATATCAAGCATGAGGTAATGGCTCGGAAAAATACCAGCTCCAAAGCAGGCAGATGCTCCATGTACTTGAGTATTGAATTCATGGCTGTGAAAGAGGAGGTGCACAGGACCATGTAGCCCAGGGCTTTCCAATTGATGCCTTCTGCTGAGGAGGGAATATTTACAGAGCTCGGTTTTGCCGACATGGGGCGCAAATTGGGAATACTTATTGAAAAAGCCGACTTTTTTCCTAAAATGAAGTCTAATTAAGAAATCCAGACGTGAAAGAGGCCCAATCCCTTCCCAAAATAGATATAGTTGCAGCTCTACGACCTCATATAAAAGGAGAAATCCGAAATGAAGAGCTCTATCGCCTGATGTTTAGCACGGATGCCAGCAATTATCAGGTGAAACCCATGGCTGTATTGTTTCCCTCTAATGTAGCAGACGTTCAAAAAGCGGTCAATTTTTGTGCAAAGCATAAAGTGCCTGTTATTTCCAGAGGAGGAGGCTCCAGTCTTTCGGGCCAATCGATTGGGAACGGCTTGCTTATCGATTTCAGCAAGTTCATGCATGAGGTTTTGGACTGGGAAATAGGGGAGAAGAAAGTATGGGTGGAGCCGGGAATTGCATTGGCAAGCCTGAATAATCAGCTTTCTCGTGAGAAACAGATGATTGGTCCGGATCCTAGTTCAGCTTTAGTGGCTTGTATTGGAGGAATGGCGGGAAATAATTCGACCGGTACCCATTCGATAGTTTATGGGATGATGGCTGATCAGGTGGAAGAAGTGGAAGTCGTTCTGGCAAATGGAGAAATCCTGCATCTTGAGGAGAAAAGCAGTGAGGAATTGAGTGAATTGATAAGAAGAGAGGATACCGAGGGGCTGATTTATCGGGCTATTCTGGATATTCTAAAGAAATATCATCAAGAAATAGAAGAAAACTATCCCAAAACCTGGCGAAATGTAGCTGGATACAATTTGGATCGCCTCTGGAAGTCTTATAAGGCAAATGGCAAACTCAATCTCGCCAATTTGATCGTCGGGAGTGAAGGAACGCTGGGAATCATGAGCCGAATTAAGCTGAAAAGTGTTCTCAGACCTTCTATTTCTCAGTTGGCACTTATTCATTTTGATGAGATGGAGAAAGCATGCGAAGCGGTTCCCGCCTTATTAAAATGCGGTCCTTCAGCTATCGAATTTTCCAATGACTATTTCCATGAATTAATTGATCAAAACGCTGCATATCAGGATATTTACCGTTCTTCAGTTAAAGGGATACCTAAAGCATTATTGATTCTTGAGCAAAGTGGAGAAAAGCAGGAGGAAATTGAGGCAGGTTTCGAAAAAATGCACCAAATCCTCAAAGAACTGGAATTCTCCGGGGAAATCGTTTACCGGAGAAGCCCAGAAGAGGTAGCTTCTGTATGGGGCATGCGAAAAGCAGGCTTCGGCCTGATGATGAGCCAAAGAGGAGATGCCAAACCCCAGTCATTTGCTGATGACGCCAGTGTTCCGATTGACCAACTTCCGGGTTTTATCAAGGAAATGGAAGGAATTTTTCAAAAAGAGGGGATACGAGTGGCTATGGTCGGACATGCTTCCGCCGGATGTATTCATATGAATCCCAATCTTAACCTGAAAACTCCTAAAGGCATACAACAAATGCAGGATATGGCGATTTCCATAGCGGAAACAGCCATAAAATATGGAGGAAGCAGCACAGGAGAACACGGAGAGGGTTTGGCGAAAAGCTATTTCAATGAAAAAGTCTATGGTCCGGAACTTCATCAAGCCTTTCGAGAGGTGAAAGAGGCTTTTGACCCACAGTACATCCTGCAACCGGGCCGTATTCTGGATGCACATGAACCCTGGGCAGAAGATATATTGCGGTACAACTCATCTTACTCCGTCCCCAACAATCCTACTGAGACGATCCTGGACTTTAGCAAGGATGGCGGATACTCAGGATTGGTAGAAATGTGCAATGGAACCGGTTTCTGCAGGAAAGATGAAGGAGGCGTCATGTGTCCTTCATATCGGGTAAGCCGGGATGAGAAACATTCTACTCGGGGGAGAGCAAATGCACTTAGAGAAGCGATAAAAGGCAATTTGGAGGGCGGTTTAAGCAATCCTGAACTCTATGAAAGCCTGGATCTTTGCCTGGAATGTAAAGCCTGTAAAGTCGAATGTCCTTCTATCGTTGACATGGCCAAGCTCAAATACGAGTACTTGCATCAATATCAGCAAAAGCATGGAACTCCTCTGAAAAATCGCTTTTTCGCCCATATCCATCGACTTAATAAGGCTTTTCGGCCCTTTAAACTCCTATTCAATGCTTCAATCAGGAATCCACTTATAAGAATCTTCCTGGAAAAAAGGCTAGGGATTGACCGGAGAAGAAGCATTCCCCCACTTGGGAAAGGCAATTTTCAGGCATGGGCTTCCCTTTCGCCCGAAAAAAAGAGGGGCAATAAAGGTCAGCTGATCCTCTGGGATGATACTTTCCTCACGTTTAATCAACCAGAGCTGGGAAAAGCAGCTATGACAGTACTGGAAGCGGTTGGATTTGAGGTGATGTTGATGAAAGATCGAAAATGTTGTGGGAGACCGATGATTTCCAAAGGATTATTGCGGGAAGCCAAAGAACATGCTGCTCATAATGTAGCACTCTTGCTGCCCTATGTCGAGAAAGGGATACCTATTATAGGGGTAGAACCGAGTTGTATAGCCAGTTTTAAGGATGAATATCCGGACCTTCTACAAAATGAGGCGGCTCAGAAGATAGCAGATGCTTCCTACTTCATAG harbors:
- a CDS encoding DMT family transporter; the encoded protein is MSAKPSSVNIPSSAEGINWKALGYMVLCTSSFTAMNSILKYMEHLPALELVFFRAITSCLICFAFLWAKGIPVFGKKRAILIARGLFGVTSMATFFLALQEMPFGSTISLRYLSPVFAAIIAVFYLKEKIKPIQWSFFAIAFCGVLLLKGFDLRISSLGLGYIFISALFSGVVYVLIRKIGQSEHPLVIVNYFMFIASLTGLIFAIPIWVWPQGQEWLILSTIGVFGFIGQFFMTKAFQIEKTSKVAPMKYMEAIFALMVGWLWLGETYNYLAFLGIICILAGMLLNVFFKGGKISFR
- a CDS encoding FAD-linked oxidase C-terminal domain-containing protein; the protein is MKEAQSLPKIDIVAALRPHIKGEIRNEELYRLMFSTDASNYQVKPMAVLFPSNVADVQKAVNFCAKHKVPVISRGGGSSLSGQSIGNGLLIDFSKFMHEVLDWEIGEKKVWVEPGIALASLNNQLSREKQMIGPDPSSALVACIGGMAGNNSTGTHSIVYGMMADQVEEVEVVLANGEILHLEEKSSEELSELIRREDTEGLIYRAILDILKKYHQEIEENYPKTWRNVAGYNLDRLWKSYKANGKLNLANLIVGSEGTLGIMSRIKLKSVLRPSISQLALIHFDEMEKACEAVPALLKCGPSAIEFSNDYFHELIDQNAAYQDIYRSSVKGIPKALLILEQSGEKQEEIEAGFEKMHQILKELEFSGEIVYRRSPEEVASVWGMRKAGFGLMMSQRGDAKPQSFADDASVPIDQLPGFIKEMEGIFQKEGIRVAMVGHASAGCIHMNPNLNLKTPKGIQQMQDMAISIAETAIKYGGSSTGEHGEGLAKSYFNEKVYGPELHQAFREVKEAFDPQYILQPGRILDAHEPWAEDILRYNSSYSVPNNPTETILDFSKDGGYSGLVEMCNGTGFCRKDEGGVMCPSYRVSRDEKHSTRGRANALREAIKGNLEGGLSNPELYESLDLCLECKACKVECPSIVDMAKLKYEYLHQYQQKHGTPLKNRFFAHIHRLNKAFRPFKLLFNASIRNPLIRIFLEKRLGIDRRRSIPPLGKGNFQAWASLSPEKKRGNKGQLILWDDTFLTFNQPELGKAAMTVLEAVGFEVMLMKDRKCCGRPMISKGLLREAKEHAAHNVALLLPYVEKGIPIIGVEPSCIASFKDEYPDLLQNEAAQKIADASYFIEDFLGELREKDQLNWKFSVENQEITIKYHAHCYQKALSSPKSGLELLGLIPGAKVEEIPSGCCGMAGSFGYEKEHYEISMACGEEVLFPAIRSSSPDTIIAASGFSCRHQIADGVGGKAFHPIEILANFLS